One Anolis carolinensis isolate JA03-04 chromosome 5, rAnoCar3.1.pri, whole genome shotgun sequence DNA segment encodes these proteins:
- the LOC100558607 gene encoding uncharacterized protein LOC100558607, which translates to MENMELSDASVSSSELPDSTVDESQSRKRFISSSSDEDDDCDLAKRKCEEDRVVSESANRLLETLSSEPAIPSSEQGVTENSSGAAKEEEVKSPSIAAIWKLCCVASSQLQETPEMSAIQRPGHVIMSSILGLDVKTETGNVEQKTVMLETAKATVYGILDHCLNEILFEACPGCQIFAGNQMSHECVLWNNKFLSKKLKDICGNLCFINTLHIFLLIGYCQNSLYMTSEILDYIMNLVTYIGQTDKAIKVLNAGLKSCNQEILQQVKTVLKNRPYKHYVKFWPIITNFKKE; encoded by the exons ATGGAAAATATGGAATTATCAGATGCCAGTGTTTCTTCCTCAGAGCTACCTGATTCAACAGTTGATGAATCCCAAAGCAGGAAACGCTTCATAAGTtcaagttctgatgaggatgatgactgTGATTTAGCTAAAAGAAAATGTGAGGAAGACCGGGTGGTTTCCGAATCAGCTAAcaggcttttggaaacactttcatCAGAACCAGCAATACCATCCTCTGAGCAg gGGGTTACAGAAAATTCATCAGGGGCAGCTAAAGAAGAAGAAGTGAAGTCACCATCGATCGCTGCTATTTGGAAGCTATGCTGCGTAGCATCAAGCCAGCTACAA GAGACCCCTGAAATGAGTGCTATTCAACGCCCAGGCCATGTGATTATGTCAAGCATTCTTGGATTGGATGTCAAGACTGAAACAGGGAATGTAGAGCAGAAGACGGTCATGTTGGAGACCGCCAAAGCAACCGTTTACGGGATATTAGATCACTGTTTAAACGAAATATTATTTGAGGCGTGTCCGGGTTGTCAGATTTTTGCAGGGAATCAGATGAGTCATGAATGTGTGTTATGGAACAACAAATTCCTAAGCAAAAAATTGAAGGATATTTGTGGAAATTTATGCTTCATAAATACCcttcatatttttcttttgataGGTTACTGTCAAAACTCTCTGTATATGACCTCTGAAATATTGGACTACATTATGAATTTGGTAACATATATTGGCCAAACTGATAAGGCTATTAAAGTTCTAAATGCTGGATTGAAGAGTTGCAACCAGGAGATTCTGCAGCAAGTCAAAACTGTGCTAAAAAACCGTCCATACAAACATTATGTCAAATTTTGGCCTATTATAACTAATTTTAAGAAAGAGTAA